The following are from one region of the Mesorhizobium sp. B4-1-4 genome:
- a CDS encoding sugar ABC transporter substrate-binding protein — protein MKKILKSIMLGAMIATSAISMAYAKGEKIVFISFAPDSDTWWNVIKNALKETGDEMGVQTTYQNPPTGDLADMVRLIQQATAAHVDGMIVALADYQTLKAPLEAAISAGIPVVTANSGTPEQSKELGALMHVGQAEYDAGHAAGERAKATGAKTFLCVNHYIQNPSSVERCQGFADGMGVALGDQMIDSGIDPGEVKGKVMAYLTKHADTGAIITLGPNSAAPTVEAVKEMGIAGKINFGTFDLSPEITAGIKDGTINYAIDQQPYLQGAVPVFVLTNFIRYGISPANSVKSGPSFVTKDNVEKVEKLAGEYR, from the coding sequence GTGAAGAAGATCCTGAAATCAATCATGCTTGGCGCGATGATCGCCACGTCGGCGATCTCAATGGCCTATGCGAAAGGCGAGAAAATCGTCTTCATCAGCTTCGCGCCCGACAGCGACACCTGGTGGAATGTGATCAAGAATGCGCTGAAGGAGACCGGCGACGAAATGGGGGTGCAGACCACGTACCAGAACCCTCCGACGGGTGACCTTGCGGATATGGTTCGCCTCATCCAACAGGCGACCGCCGCGCATGTCGACGGCATGATCGTTGCGTTGGCCGACTACCAGACGCTCAAGGCGCCGCTTGAGGCGGCGATCTCGGCCGGCATCCCAGTTGTCACCGCGAACTCCGGTACGCCCGAGCAGTCAAAGGAACTCGGCGCTCTGATGCATGTGGGGCAGGCGGAATACGATGCCGGGCATGCCGCCGGCGAGCGTGCGAAGGCAACCGGCGCCAAGACGTTCCTTTGCGTCAACCACTATATCCAGAACCCATCTTCAGTCGAGCGCTGCCAAGGGTTTGCCGATGGCATGGGCGTCGCGCTGGGTGATCAGATGATAGATTCGGGCATTGATCCCGGCGAGGTGAAGGGCAAGGTAATGGCATACCTGACCAAGCACGCGGACACCGGCGCAATTATCACCTTGGGTCCCAACTCGGCGGCTCCCACGGTCGAGGCGGTGAAGGAGATGGGCATCGCCGGCAAGATCAACTTCGGTACATTCGACCTGTCGCCCGAAATCACTGCCGGCATCAAAGACGGCACCATCAACTACGCCATCGACCAGCAGCCTTACCTCCAAGGAGCCGTTCCCGTCTTCGTCCTGACGAACTTCATCCGATACGGCATCTCGCCTGCCAACTCGGTGAAGTCGGGACCGTCCTTCGTGACCAAGGACAATGTGGAGAAGGTCGAGAAACTCGCCGGCGAATATCGCTGA
- a CDS encoding ABC transporter permease: MTDERIKNVSPLRQALIRPELGAMVGTILVLGFFLVIAGGSGMFAPEGILNWSIVSAQFMIIAVGACMLMIAGEFDLSVGSMIGFSGMILALLMTVGGVPCWAAILITFALSMALGAVNGLLVIRTGLPSFIVTLAFLYILRGMTIATTVFYTRKTTIAGLEPYTQNDWLAPLFSGKILSGFFVWLGHVGWLRTFTAGNRAGQPVVDGIPMLIIWAIALVIFAQWLLTRTRFGNWVFAAGGDQQAARNMGVPANRVKLLMFVFSAFCACLFATSQVLEFNSASADRGLLKEFEAIICVVIGGALLTGGYGSIIGAALGAIIFGVVQQGLFFANAESSLFRVFLGGILLVAVIMNTYIRRAITGER, translated from the coding sequence ATGACCGACGAACGCATCAAGAATGTGTCGCCACTTCGTCAGGCTCTCATCCGGCCTGAACTTGGAGCGATGGTGGGGACAATCCTTGTCCTCGGTTTCTTTCTCGTCATTGCGGGCGGCAGCGGCATGTTCGCGCCGGAGGGTATCTTAAACTGGTCGATCGTTTCGGCGCAGTTCATGATCATTGCCGTTGGCGCCTGCATGCTCATGATCGCAGGCGAATTCGATCTTTCCGTCGGCTCGATGATCGGCTTCTCCGGAATGATACTGGCGCTGCTGATGACGGTCGGCGGCGTACCATGCTGGGCTGCGATTCTGATAACCTTCGCGTTGTCGATGGCGCTCGGCGCGGTGAATGGCTTGCTGGTCATCAGGACTGGGTTGCCCTCCTTCATTGTCACGCTGGCTTTTCTCTACATCCTGCGCGGAATGACGATCGCCACTACCGTTTTTTACACGCGCAAAACAACCATAGCGGGGCTTGAGCCCTACACGCAGAACGATTGGCTCGCCCCCCTTTTCAGCGGAAAGATCCTCTCGGGTTTTTTCGTCTGGCTCGGCCATGTGGGCTGGCTGAGAACCTTCACGGCCGGCAACAGGGCGGGCCAGCCCGTTGTCGATGGAATACCTATGTTAATCATTTGGGCGATCGCATTGGTTATCTTTGCGCAATGGTTGTTGACGCGAACGCGTTTTGGCAATTGGGTTTTCGCCGCGGGCGGCGACCAGCAGGCGGCACGCAACATGGGCGTGCCAGCCAATCGCGTTAAGCTGCTGATGTTCGTCTTCTCCGCTTTCTGCGCATGCCTTTTTGCCACGTCGCAGGTGCTTGAATTCAACTCCGCCTCAGCCGACCGCGGCCTCTTGAAGGAATTCGAGGCGATCATCTGCGTCGTTATCGGAGGTGCGTTGCTAACCGGTGGGTATGGCTCGATCATCGGCGCTGCTCTGGGCGCGATCATCTTTGGCGTGGTTCAGCAGGGGCTGTTCTTCGCCAACGCCGAGAGTTCTCTCTTCCGCGTGTTCCTGGGCGGCATACTGCTCGTGGCCGTGATCATGAACACCTACATCCGTCGTGCGATTACAGGAGAGCGATAA
- a CDS encoding ATP-binding cassette domain-containing protein, with translation MTAPIVEMIDIKKHFGSVIALNGVSFDVRPGECHCLLGDNGAGKSTFIKIMSGVFKPSGGEIRVAGQMVGFATPRDAMGAGIATVYQDLAMIPLMSVTRNFWMGREPQRGIWPFRNMDFEKANTVTLQEMRKMGINLRGPDQAVGTLSGGERQTVAIARAVYFGAKILILDEPTSALGVRQTANVLSTVDRVRKHGIGVVFITHNVRHALAVGDRFTVLNRGQTLGTAERGKVRAEELQEMMAGGGELAALEASLGGTI, from the coding sequence ATGACCGCCCCTATCGTCGAGATGATCGACATTAAGAAGCACTTCGGTTCCGTCATCGCGCTGAACGGCGTTTCCTTCGACGTCAGGCCAGGCGAATGCCATTGCCTTCTCGGCGACAACGGCGCCGGAAAATCGACTTTCATCAAGATCATGTCGGGCGTGTTCAAACCAAGCGGGGGTGAAATTCGCGTCGCCGGGCAGATGGTCGGTTTTGCCACGCCCCGTGACGCGATGGGCGCTGGCATCGCAACCGTCTACCAAGACTTGGCGATGATCCCGTTGATGAGCGTCACCCGCAATTTCTGGATGGGCCGCGAACCTCAACGAGGCATATGGCCATTTCGCAATATGGATTTCGAAAAGGCAAATACGGTCACCCTGCAGGAGATGCGTAAGATGGGCATCAACCTACGCGGTCCGGATCAGGCGGTCGGCACGTTGTCGGGCGGCGAGCGTCAGACTGTGGCAATCGCGCGTGCCGTCTATTTCGGAGCCAAGATCCTTATTCTGGACGAGCCGACATCGGCTCTTGGCGTCCGGCAGACGGCCAACGTGCTTTCCACCGTCGATCGGGTGCGCAAGCACGGCATCGGTGTTGTCTTCATTACACACAACGTTCGCCATGCCTTGGCCGTGGGTGACAGGTTTACCGTTTTGAATAGAGGACAGACCTTGGGAACGGCCGAGCGCGGAAAGGTCCGTGCGGAGGAACTCCAGGAGATGATGGCTGGCGGCGGGGAACTGGCGGCGCTCGAAGCCTCACTCGGCGGTACGATCTGA
- a CDS encoding Gfo/Idh/MocA family protein, translating to MSFTDKSCLRTPPLARRQRLGFVGGGRGGLVGDWHFAGARLSNHWDVVAGALSSRPDNAVASARDWMIPPQRSYSDFRQMAQVEAARADGIEAVAICTPNWNHAEIAACFLKAGIDVILDKPMTTTMADAKMLVALQRQTGVSLTMTYPYAHHAMVRQARAIVDSGLLGTINQVHLEYLQEWNCGAQPVDTAVWRQDPSKVGRSSIVGDIGTHAHHLLKTMTGLDVSDVRADMFVCGGRKPQPDTAHINLRLSNSAPGLMHLSNATPGQYCGLRIRVWGSGGAVEWDQERPEYLKFTPLEQQEQTFVRGVGNGVLGEAERLVHLPRGHGEALTDAWANLYAEAALVIAARRAGRQAPAGVRLAGAAEGLAGMRFIDGCADSYEAGGAWIKLQHDE from the coding sequence ATGAGCTTCACCGACAAAAGTTGTCTGCGAACCCCGCCGCTTGCGCGGCGTCAGCGCCTTGGCTTTGTGGGAGGCGGTCGGGGTGGCCTTGTAGGAGATTGGCATTTCGCCGGAGCGCGTTTGTCAAACCACTGGGACGTCGTCGCCGGCGCCTTGTCTTCGCGACCCGACAACGCTGTGGCTTCCGCCCGCGACTGGATGATCCCACCGCAACGCTCCTATTCCGACTTTCGCCAAATGGCGCAAGTAGAAGCCGCGCGCGCCGACGGCATCGAGGCGGTTGCGATCTGCACGCCAAACTGGAACCACGCCGAGATCGCCGCGTGTTTCCTCAAGGCGGGAATCGACGTCATTCTCGACAAGCCGATGACGACAACGATGGCCGACGCCAAGATGCTTGTTGCGCTTCAGCGCCAGACAGGGGTGTCGCTCACGATGACCTATCCCTACGCGCACCACGCCATGGTTCGACAGGCGCGCGCGATCGTCGACAGTGGTCTTCTGGGGACCATCAATCAAGTCCACCTCGAATATCTGCAGGAGTGGAATTGCGGGGCCCAGCCGGTCGATACGGCTGTGTGGCGTCAGGATCCGTCGAAGGTCGGGCGGTCCTCGATTGTTGGCGATATCGGAACGCATGCCCATCACCTGCTCAAGACGATGACCGGCCTGGACGTTTCCGACGTGAGGGCTGACATGTTCGTTTGTGGTGGCAGGAAACCACAGCCCGACACGGCACACATCAACCTGCGACTGTCCAACAGCGCCCCGGGGTTGATGCACCTATCCAACGCTACGCCTGGGCAATATTGCGGCCTGCGCATTCGCGTCTGGGGCAGCGGGGGAGCTGTGGAATGGGATCAGGAGCGGCCCGAATACCTGAAGTTTACGCCTTTGGAGCAGCAGGAGCAGACCTTCGTTCGCGGCGTCGGCAATGGCGTTCTTGGCGAAGCCGAGCGGCTTGTTCATCTGCCCCGAGGCCATGGCGAGGCGCTGACCGACGCCTGGGCCAATCTCTACGCTGAAGCGGCTCTCGTGATCGCGGCGCGTCGCGCAGGACGTCAGGCCCCTGCAGGCGTGCGGCTTGCTGGAGCGGCAGAGGGATTGGCCGGTATGCGCTTCATAGACGGCTGCGCGGACAGCTATGAGGCCGGCGGCGCATGGATCAAGCTTCAACACGACGAGTGA
- a CDS encoding TIM barrel protein, protein MDQASTRRVIDMQSAIRFGLNRMCLPHRPLSEFLDLAVEVGAEAVELRNDLPGLEIADDRPLSEVRDLVQQSGLAIASVNCLEDFNALVDLSHAEKLITSTAELGAPFLVLCPLFLEGHGWSEAEAARNLRRGLKSLAPILSDHDVVGLVEPLGMPTSTLHSQTAAVDAIEDVNGWQNFAILHDTFQFWRAADTVIHYDRIGLVHVSGIAPGTKDHSDLREPDRGFVFAGDRARNRAQIRDLRDHGYDGVVSMEPFDPCVHDDPAIARRLKQSFDFLNLEAGGSRSE, encoded by the coding sequence ATGGATCAAGCTTCAACACGACGAGTGATCGACATGCAAAGCGCGATCCGTTTTGGGCTCAACCGGATGTGTCTGCCGCATAGACCGCTCTCTGAGTTCCTCGATCTGGCGGTCGAGGTCGGAGCGGAAGCCGTTGAACTTCGCAACGATCTGCCAGGGCTCGAGATCGCCGATGACCGCCCTCTTAGCGAGGTCAGGGATTTGGTGCAGCAGAGCGGTTTGGCGATTGCCTCCGTCAATTGTCTAGAGGATTTCAATGCGCTTGTTGACTTGAGCCATGCCGAGAAGTTGATCACTAGCACGGCTGAGTTGGGCGCGCCGTTCCTGGTGTTGTGCCCACTCTTTTTGGAAGGCCATGGCTGGAGCGAAGCGGAGGCGGCGCGCAATCTGAGGCGCGGCCTGAAATCCCTGGCCCCCATACTTTCCGACCATGACGTCGTTGGGCTGGTGGAGCCGCTCGGCATGCCGACCAGCACCCTCCATAGCCAAACTGCGGCCGTCGATGCAATCGAGGACGTGAACGGTTGGCAAAACTTTGCCATCCTGCACGACACATTCCAGTTCTGGCGCGCGGCGGACACGGTCATCCACTATGACCGCATCGGCTTGGTTCATGTTTCGGGTATCGCGCCCGGAACCAAGGACCATTCCGACCTGCGCGAGCCGGATCGTGGTTTCGTGTTTGCCGGCGACAGGGCGCGCAACCGCGCACAGATCCGGGACCTCCGAGATCACGGCTATGACGGCGTGGTATCGATGGAGCCCTTCGACCCATGCGTTCACGACGATCCCGCCATTGCTCGGCGCCTGAAGCAGAGCTTCGATTTCCTCAATTTGGAGGCCGGTGGTTCAAGGTCGGAATAA
- a CDS encoding substrate-binding domain-containing protein produces MQFSRSKPHSASELMTTLNSAQDNMGKGGRRVANFFIANLGETALLSSSEVATRCGVNASSVVRFVQALGFSGYREFQSILQQHLSKSMVDARHSGVGGISLPEISKPLRLYLLADSGRSFNEAAEAAAKNFSAQNPSVEIETESHVSYAVEPEDFAGRIRSAAEKSDGIILVAREHPAVNDAVRAATGRGLPVICLTTDLPLSGRAAYVGSDQYVSGATAAWLCGRMLPRGTTGKVLFVCSVPFRCQQDREQGFRHVLRTEFSSLAIDERVSSNESIEVIYEAVRRYMGKNGPPAAIYNVSGANLGVGRALEAEGLSHSIVFIGHELNTNSRSLLERGIMDVTIGHDFDREIALSVECIRMARQGVQPVNRITQSQVFTRFNCAIF; encoded by the coding sequence ATGCAGTTTTCGCGATCAAAGCCTCACTCTGCCAGCGAGCTGATGACTACTTTGAATTCGGCTCAGGACAATATGGGCAAGGGCGGACGGCGCGTTGCAAATTTTTTCATCGCGAACCTTGGAGAGACTGCCCTTCTATCAAGTTCCGAGGTCGCGACCCGCTGCGGCGTGAACGCATCCAGTGTTGTGCGATTCGTCCAGGCTTTGGGATTTTCCGGCTACCGGGAATTCCAATCGATTCTGCAACAACATTTGTCCAAGTCGATGGTCGACGCCAGGCACTCAGGCGTCGGCGGGATTTCGTTGCCCGAGATTTCGAAGCCGCTGCGTCTTTATCTTCTCGCCGATTCCGGGCGATCGTTCAACGAGGCCGCGGAAGCCGCCGCGAAGAACTTCAGCGCGCAAAACCCGTCGGTCGAAATTGAAACAGAGTCCCATGTCTCATACGCTGTCGAACCTGAGGACTTCGCGGGCCGGATTAGGAGCGCGGCCGAAAAGTCCGATGGCATTATCCTGGTCGCCAGAGAGCATCCGGCAGTCAACGACGCAGTGAGGGCAGCCACGGGACGGGGCCTCCCGGTGATCTGCCTGACCACCGATCTTCCCTTGTCGGGAAGGGCAGCTTACGTCGGTTCGGACCAATATGTCTCGGGGGCTACGGCAGCCTGGCTTTGTGGGCGAATGCTTCCGCGCGGGACAACCGGCAAAGTCCTATTTGTTTGCAGCGTGCCATTTCGCTGCCAGCAAGACCGCGAGCAGGGGTTCAGACACGTCCTGCGAACAGAATTCTCATCCTTGGCCATCGATGAAAGGGTAAGTTCCAACGAGAGCATTGAGGTCATCTATGAGGCTGTCCGGCGATACATGGGAAAGAACGGCCCGCCGGCGGCTATCTACAATGTTTCAGGCGCCAACCTGGGAGTAGGGCGCGCGCTCGAAGCTGAAGGTCTTAGTCATTCGATCGTGTTTATTGGCCATGAGTTAAACACGAACTCGCGGTCGTTGCTCGAGCGGGGCATCATGGATGTGACGATCGGTCATGACTTCGATCGCGAAATCGCGCTGTCGGTAGAGTGCATAAGGATGGCGCGGCAGGGGGTTCAACCCGTCAATCGCATAACGCAAAGTCAGGTATTCACTCGCTTCAATTGCGCTATCTTCTGA